One Tunturibacter gelidoferens genomic region harbors:
- a CDS encoding DinB family protein, translating into MELNPYAKYLDGRDPIPVLTSTAERLHNLTAHLTGAQVNTPPAPGKWSICNIITHLADTEMVFAFRLRQTLASAPDQPHHIIQPFDQDAWSQRYAVYHLEPALALFQATRNWNLLFLATVSEDDRRRTATHPERGTMTLWTIVETMAGHDINHIQQLERLTARGN; encoded by the coding sequence ATGGAATTAAACCCCTACGCAAAGTACCTTGACGGCCGCGACCCCATCCCTGTCCTCACCAGCACCGCCGAGCGCCTCCACAACCTCACCGCCCACCTCACCGGCGCGCAGGTCAACACACCACCTGCCCCCGGCAAATGGAGCATCTGCAACATCATCACCCACCTCGCCGACACCGAGATGGTCTTCGCCTTCCGCCTCCGTCAGACCCTCGCCTCCGCACCCGACCAACCCCACCACATCATCCAGCCCTTCGACCAGGACGCCTGGTCCCAGCGCTACGCCGTCTACCACCTCGAACCCGCACTCGCCCTCTTCCAGGCCACACGCAACTGGAACCTCCTCTTTCTCGCCACCGTCTCCGAAGACGACCGCCGCCGCACCGCCACCCACCCCGAGCGCGGCACCATGACCCTCTGGACCATCGTCGAGACCATGGCCGGCCACGACATCAACCACATCCAGCAACTGGAGCGCCTCACCGCACGCGGTAACTAA
- a CDS encoding VOC family protein, which yields MNTPINTAGSTIIPSLRYRDALAAIDWLVAAFGFKKQAVFVAPDNKTVQHAQLTFGNGMIMLGSVDNGGEAGKFMVQPDEIGFRETQGAYLVVPDADAVYSTAKAAGAEMVLDIRDMDYGGRHFSCRDLEGHTWGIGTYDPWQPESSARSS from the coding sequence ATGAACACTCCAATCAACACCGCCGGATCCACCATCATCCCCAGCCTCCGCTACCGCGACGCGCTCGCCGCCATCGACTGGCTCGTCGCCGCCTTCGGCTTCAAAAAGCAAGCCGTCTTCGTAGCCCCCGACAACAAAACCGTCCAGCACGCCCAGCTCACCTTCGGCAACGGCATGATCATGCTCGGCTCCGTCGACAACGGCGGCGAAGCCGGCAAGTTCATGGTCCAGCCCGATGAGATCGGCTTCCGCGAAACCCAGGGCGCTTACCTCGTAGTCCCCGACGCCGACGCTGTTTACTCCACCGCAAAGGCTGCCGGAGCCGAGATGGTCCTCGACATTCGCGACATGGACTACGGTGGCCGCCACTTCTCCTGCCGCGACCTCGAAGGCCACACGTGGGGCATCGGCACCTACGACCCCTGGCAACCCGAATCAAGCGCCAGATCCTCCTGA
- a CDS encoding GNAT family N-acetyltransferase — protein MAEIVVREAVGVEDIAAVRRLMQAYGEYLAANPAGAANICLEGYGQELEGLPGAYLVLLLAVVDGTAAGCVALRLLRGEQKGCEMKRLWVDGAFRGDGLGRRLVKEAIAWAEGAGFGAMYLDTVPAAMPEANRLYEEMGFVRVERYNENPIADVVFFRRGLKGRSLAQVEKGC, from the coding sequence ATGGCGGAGATTGTGGTGCGAGAGGCGGTTGGGGTTGAAGATATTGCCGCGGTGCGACGGCTGATGCAGGCGTATGGAGAGTATCTGGCGGCGAATCCTGCGGGTGCGGCGAATATCTGTCTTGAGGGGTATGGGCAGGAGTTGGAGGGGCTGCCGGGAGCTTATTTGGTTCTGTTGCTGGCGGTGGTCGATGGGACTGCGGCGGGGTGTGTGGCTCTGCGTCTTTTGCGAGGCGAACAGAAGGGATGTGAGATGAAGCGGCTCTGGGTGGATGGCGCGTTTCGCGGGGACGGGCTGGGACGGCGGCTCGTGAAGGAGGCGATCGCGTGGGCGGAGGGAGCTGGGTTTGGGGCAATGTATTTGGATACGGTTCCGGCTGCGATGCCGGAGGCGAATCGGCTGTATGAGGAGATGGGATTCGTGCGGGTGGAGCGGTATAACGAGAATCCGATTGCGGATGTGGTGTTCTTTCGGCGCGGTTTGAAGGGGAGGAGCTTGGCCCAGGTTGAAAAGGGGTGCTAA
- a CDS encoding AraC family transcriptional regulator translates to MLYLEHTPHPALSPFIKTLWYARDPHATHRHERVLPTGRAQIVLSLARDYLTDANNPVSPLDHSPAGIFLGIYSRYQQIDAIDFTELIGVVFHPGGTPAFFPEDASVFTNCETALDDLWGRACHNLRNDLREAPTPEQKFALLEFALLTRLSLSKHQRRDPILDYALTHLHTAPGTTTIAELTRTTGLSPRRLSERFNQQVGISPKLYCRIQRFQQAIQQMHRGADVRWAELALTCGYYDQSHFANDFRAFSGLSATDYSTTNRIWANHIPLD, encoded by the coding sequence ATGCTCTATCTCGAGCACACTCCTCATCCCGCCCTCTCTCCTTTCATCAAAACCCTCTGGTACGCTCGCGACCCTCACGCCACCCATCGCCACGAGCGCGTTCTCCCCACCGGCCGAGCCCAGATCGTCCTCTCGCTCGCCCGCGACTACCTCACCGACGCAAACAATCCGGTCAGTCCCCTCGACCACTCCCCCGCCGGCATCTTCCTCGGCATCTACTCCCGCTACCAGCAGATCGACGCCATCGACTTCACTGAGCTCATCGGCGTTGTCTTCCACCCCGGCGGCACTCCCGCCTTCTTCCCCGAAGACGCCTCCGTCTTCACCAACTGCGAGACCGCTCTCGACGACCTCTGGGGCCGCGCCTGCCACAACCTCCGCAACGATCTCCGCGAAGCCCCCACCCCCGAACAAAAGTTCGCACTCCTCGAATTCGCCCTCCTCACCCGCCTCTCTCTCAGCAAACATCAGCGCCGCGACCCCATCCTCGACTACGCCCTCACCCACCTCCACACCGCCCCCGGCACCACCACCATCGCAGAGCTCACCCGCACCACCGGCCTCAGCCCCCGCCGTCTCTCCGAGCGCTTCAATCAACAAGTCGGCATCTCCCCCAAGCTCTACTGCCGCATCCAGCGCTTCCAGCAAGCCATCCAGCAGATGCATCGCGGCGCCGACGTCCGCTGGGCCGAACTAGCCCTCACCTGCGGCTACTACGACCAATCCCACTTCGCCAACGACTTCCGCGCCTTCTCCGGCCTCAGCGCCACCGACTACTCCACCACCAACCGCATCTGGGCCAACCACATCCCCCTCGATTAG
- the hscA gene encoding Fe-S protein assembly chaperone HscA has translation MADERVVGIDLGTTNSLVAFMEGGTPVVIPGEGGERLVPSVVAWTDSGVVVGNAARGTLMADSASAVYSAKRLMGRDIEDVRGELKLFPFKLAEGLRPGEVLKVSVGGLMLTPPEISAYVLQQLKKNAERFFGGPVTKAVITVPAYFNDAQRQATKDAGRIAGLEVLRLVNEPTAAALAYGLDKNKDGLIAVYDFGGGTFDVSILKLHEGIFEVVATGGDTHLGGDDIDNLMIAIALDDIAGDLGVDVRGNGEVVQAIRKAVIDAKILLSIADNATLNVELSDGKRYLRQISREQFEGLIAGVIARTAGPCKQALKDAGLSAAQIDEVVLVGGSTRIPAVRALVDDLFEMKARGKKPHTELNPDEVVALGAAVQAQILAGGAVSGSGLEDLLLLDVTPLSLGIEALGGVVAKIIQRNSTIPASATEHFTTGVDGQTNVAIHVVQGERELAKDCRSLARFDLKGIPPMVAGLPRIEVKFLIDANGILHVSAREQRSGKEAEVEVKPTYGLTDEQVETMILDSFDNAETDIQERQTIEAKNEAETILTAVKKGKSHAAWQMLTSVEIEKIATEVSFLEAAVQGGEYKVIRNGIERLDKATRRFAELMMDTAVSGAMQGKTMEAAGESMGKGPTAPHPFAKAQVSSSRIDADTETKKIEESIHDEATAGESTED, from the coding sequence ATGGCGGATGAGCGGGTTGTAGGGATTGATTTGGGTACGACGAACTCCCTGGTGGCGTTTATGGAGGGTGGTACGCCGGTGGTGATTCCCGGTGAGGGCGGTGAGCGGCTGGTGCCGTCGGTGGTGGCGTGGACCGATAGTGGTGTGGTGGTGGGGAATGCGGCGCGGGGGACGCTGATGGCGGACTCGGCGAGCGCGGTGTACTCGGCTAAACGATTGATGGGAAGAGATATCGAGGATGTGCGGGGGGAGTTGAAGTTGTTTCCGTTCAAGCTGGCGGAGGGGTTGCGGCCGGGTGAGGTGCTGAAGGTGAGTGTGGGCGGGTTGATGCTGACGCCGCCGGAGATCTCAGCCTATGTGCTGCAGCAGTTGAAGAAGAATGCCGAGCGGTTTTTTGGCGGGCCGGTGACGAAGGCGGTGATTACGGTTCCGGCTTACTTCAACGATGCGCAACGGCAGGCCACGAAGGATGCGGGGCGGATTGCGGGGCTTGAGGTGCTGCGGCTGGTGAATGAGCCTACTGCGGCGGCGCTGGCTTATGGATTGGATAAGAACAAAGATGGACTGATTGCGGTGTATGACTTTGGTGGTGGGACGTTCGATGTTTCGATTCTGAAGCTGCATGAGGGGATCTTCGAGGTGGTTGCGACGGGTGGGGATACGCACCTGGGTGGCGACGATATCGACAACCTGATGATTGCGATTGCGCTGGATGATATTGCCGGGGATCTGGGTGTGGATGTTCGCGGGAATGGCGAGGTGGTGCAGGCGATTCGTAAGGCTGTGATCGATGCGAAAATTCTGCTGTCGATTGCGGACAACGCGACGTTGAATGTTGAGCTGTCGGATGGGAAGAGGTATCTGCGGCAGATCTCGCGGGAGCAGTTTGAAGGTTTGATTGCCGGCGTGATTGCGCGGACGGCGGGGCCTTGCAAGCAGGCGCTGAAAGATGCGGGATTGAGCGCAGCGCAGATCGATGAAGTTGTGCTGGTGGGTGGGTCGACGCGCATTCCTGCGGTGCGGGCGTTGGTGGACGATCTTTTTGAGATGAAGGCGCGGGGGAAGAAGCCGCATACGGAGTTGAATCCGGATGAGGTGGTGGCGCTGGGGGCGGCGGTGCAGGCGCAGATTCTGGCGGGCGGGGCTGTGTCGGGATCGGGGCTTGAGGATCTGTTGCTGCTGGATGTGACGCCGTTGTCGCTTGGGATTGAGGCGCTGGGCGGTGTGGTGGCGAAGATTATTCAACGGAACTCGACGATTCCGGCGAGCGCGACGGAGCACTTTACGACGGGGGTGGATGGGCAGACGAATGTTGCAATCCATGTGGTGCAGGGAGAGCGGGAGCTGGCGAAGGATTGCAGGTCGCTGGCGCGATTTGATCTGAAGGGGATTCCGCCGATGGTGGCTGGGCTGCCGCGTATCGAGGTGAAGTTTCTGATCGATGCGAATGGAATTTTGCATGTGAGTGCGCGCGAGCAGAGGAGCGGAAAAGAGGCTGAGGTTGAGGTGAAGCCGACGTACGGACTTACGGACGAGCAGGTTGAGACGATGATTCTGGATTCGTTCGATAACGCGGAGACCGATATTCAGGAGCGGCAGACGATCGAGGCGAAGAATGAGGCTGAGACGATTCTGACTGCGGTGAAGAAAGGTAAGAGCCATGCTGCGTGGCAGATGCTGACGAGCGTAGAGATAGAGAAGATTGCAACGGAGGTTTCTTTTTTAGAGGCCGCGGTGCAGGGTGGGGAGTACAAGGTGATTCGCAACGGGATCGAGCGGCTGGATAAGGCGACGCGGCGATTTGCGGAGTTGATGATGGATACAGCGGTCTCGGGCGCGATGCAGGGCAAGACGATGGAGGCTGCAGGTGAGAGCATGGGTAAGGGACCAACTGCTCCGCACCCCTTTGCGAAGGCGCAGGTGAGCAGCTCGCGTATAGACGCTGATACTGAGACGAAGAAGATTGAAGAATCAATTCATGATGAGGCTACGGCCGGAGAGTCGACGGAAGACTGA
- a CDS encoding 2Fe-2S iron-sulfur cluster-binding protein — translation MSETKKIAEAVDLSKPAGEGMVRVTFLPEGRTVEFPFDTLPYEGHGLPMSFLDVAENYQIFLDHACGGVCACTTCHIHVKEGAQGISEAEDLELDRMETAADIQLNSRLGCQAVIEKPGTYVVEIPKWNRNYVQEGKPSHGPGA, via the coding sequence ATGAGTGAGACGAAGAAGATTGCTGAAGCTGTGGATCTGTCGAAGCCTGCGGGCGAGGGGATGGTTCGCGTGACGTTTTTGCCTGAGGGCAGGACGGTGGAGTTCCCGTTCGATACGCTGCCTTACGAAGGGCATGGATTGCCGATGTCGTTTCTGGATGTGGCGGAGAACTACCAGATCTTTCTGGATCACGCGTGTGGTGGCGTTTGTGCTTGTACGACGTGCCATATCCATGTGAAGGAAGGCGCGCAGGGGATCAGTGAGGCGGAGGATCTGGAGCTGGACCGGATGGAGACGGCGGCGGATATTCAGTTGAACTCGCGGCTGGGATGCCAGGCGGTGATTGAAAAGCCGGGGACGTATGTGGTGGAGATTCCGAAGTGGAACAGGAATTATGTGCAGGAAGGTAAGCCTTCGCATGGACCTGGTGCTTAG